One Mycolicibacter sp. MU0083 DNA window includes the following coding sequences:
- a CDS encoding TVP38/TMEM64 family protein, translating to MPDATRIPQLLRDTGIAFAAGARQVPLWRLAATTAAVLLLIGVALLVPVPTAVQLRDWAQALGPWFPPAFLVAHTLVTVFPFPRTAFTLAAGLLFGPWLGVALAVGASALSAIAVLVLMRVFGWQLSRVMRHPKLEALDARLRERGWPAVISLRLIPAIPFSVINYAAGASAVRLLPYTVATLVGLLPGTIAVVVLGDAMTGTVSPLLFVVSACTATVGVALLAYEVRVHRRDRRAAGSSHRDVPDTPAASGVPCNR from the coding sequence GTATTCCGCAGCTGCTGCGCGACACCGGGATCGCGTTCGCGGCCGGCGCGCGCCAGGTGCCGCTGTGGCGTCTGGCGGCGACGACCGCGGCGGTACTGCTTCTGATCGGGGTGGCCCTGCTGGTACCGGTGCCGACCGCCGTGCAGTTGCGGGACTGGGCCCAGGCGTTGGGGCCGTGGTTCCCGCCGGCGTTTCTGGTCGCGCACACGCTGGTGACGGTGTTCCCGTTTCCGCGGACCGCATTCACCCTGGCGGCCGGTCTGCTGTTCGGGCCCTGGCTGGGTGTCGCGCTGGCCGTGGGGGCCAGCGCCCTCAGCGCGATCGCCGTCCTGGTGCTGATGCGGGTGTTCGGTTGGCAGTTGAGCCGGGTGATGCGGCATCCGAAGCTCGAAGCGCTCGACGCCCGGTTGCGCGAGCGCGGTTGGCCGGCGGTGATCTCGCTGCGGCTGATCCCGGCGATCCCGTTCTCGGTGATCAACTATGCCGCCGGGGCTTCGGCGGTGCGGCTACTGCCCTACACGGTGGCGACGCTGGTGGGACTGCTGCCCGGCACCATCGCGGTGGTGGTGCTCGGCGACGCCATGACCGGCACGGTGAGCCCGCTGTTGTTCGTCGTCTCGGCGTGCACCGCGACCGTCGGGGTGGCGTTGTTGGCCTACGAGGTTCGGGTGCACCGCCGTGACCGACGTGCCGCCGGTAGTTCGCACCGCGACGTCCCCGACACGCCCGCGGCATCAGGCGTACCTTGCAACAGGTAA
- a CDS encoding FeoA family protein yields MRRRRRSSPRSGPATVLADIAPGSRAVITGAVPHAPEVVANRLQQLGFRADSVVEVIRRAPLGDPTVYRVQDTEFCLRRREARLIEVDAEPVRPAPGQP; encoded by the coding sequence ATGCGCAGACGACGGCGATCATCGCCTCGATCCGGGCCGGCGACCGTGCTGGCCGATATCGCTCCCGGTAGCCGGGCGGTCATCACCGGCGCCGTGCCGCATGCCCCCGAGGTGGTGGCGAACCGGTTGCAGCAACTGGGATTCCGTGCGGACAGCGTTGTCGAGGTGATCCGCCGGGCGCCGCTGGGCGACCCGACGGTCTACCGGGTGCAGGACACCGAGTTCTGCCTTCGCCGCCGGGAGGCCCGGCTCATCGAGGTCGACGCGGAACCGGTCCGGCCGGCCCCGGGACAGCCATGA
- the feoB gene encoding ferrous iron transporter B translates to MTSCHDSPSRPVDLTQTRRIALVGSPNAGKTSVFNQLTGLRAKTGNYPGVTVGRSVGRVRVGDVDVLLEDLPGTYSLDPISPDEQIVCDVLAGAVDGMGAPDAVVLVADATTLRRSITLVGQLLHRELPALLVLTMTDELTSRGGRVDVAALSTAIGIPVVAVVANRGTGVERLRALLASGADRPGPAVLPPTDPDALASWGTSVLAAADYVAPQRDLRTNRIDRLILHPVWGLVVFFAVMFAFFQVIFTVAAPLQDRIAAGLDRLASWVDHQLGGTVLGGVLGQGVIGGVGTVLQFIPQIVLLFLMIALLENVGYMSRAAFLMDRVMARTGLEGRAFVAMLSSFACAIPGIMSTRTLPSSRDRIATIISAPLMTCSARLPVYTLLVGLLVAPQTRWWGFSAQGVTMFVLYLGGGVAALLAAWVFKSTILRGDLLPFTMELPPYRFPAPKAVLVAVWNAAKIFLRKAGTVILATSLVLWALMNLPARESETAQLTPAEANTYVLDHSYAAGIGRAIEPVFAPLGFDWRTDVALVGSLAAREVFVSTLGQVSAATNPTAPHQTLASLTDEQGRRVFTAPTVIALLVYFMFALQCMSTVAVMRRETNSWRWPAFAFGYMFVLAWLMAFAARMIAIGVGG, encoded by the coding sequence ATGACGAGCTGTCACGACTCCCCCTCCCGGCCGGTCGACCTGACCCAGACTCGGCGAATCGCGTTGGTGGGCAGCCCGAACGCCGGCAAGACCAGCGTCTTCAATCAGTTGACCGGCCTGCGCGCCAAAACCGGCAACTATCCGGGTGTCACGGTCGGCCGCAGCGTCGGCCGAGTCCGCGTCGGTGACGTCGACGTACTGCTCGAGGACCTGCCCGGAACCTACAGCCTGGATCCGATCAGCCCGGACGAACAGATCGTCTGCGATGTGCTGGCCGGGGCCGTCGACGGGATGGGCGCCCCGGATGCGGTCGTCCTGGTCGCCGATGCCACCACCTTGCGTCGGTCGATCACGCTGGTGGGGCAGCTGCTGCACCGGGAGCTGCCGGCACTGCTGGTGCTGACCATGACCGACGAGCTCACGTCCCGCGGCGGTCGGGTGGACGTCGCCGCGCTCTCGACCGCCATCGGCATACCGGTGGTCGCCGTGGTCGCCAATCGCGGCACCGGCGTCGAGCGGCTGCGCGCGTTGCTGGCCTCCGGTGCCGACCGGCCGGGTCCCGCGGTGCTGCCGCCGACCGATCCCGACGCGTTGGCGTCCTGGGGAACGTCGGTGCTTGCCGCCGCGGACTATGTTGCACCGCAACGGGATCTGCGGACCAACCGGATAGATCGGCTGATCCTGCACCCGGTGTGGGGACTCGTGGTGTTCTTCGCGGTGATGTTCGCGTTCTTCCAGGTCATCTTCACCGTCGCCGCGCCGTTGCAGGACCGGATCGCCGCGGGCCTGGATCGGCTGGCTTCCTGGGTCGATCACCAGCTCGGCGGCACGGTGCTCGGCGGTGTGCTCGGTCAGGGCGTGATCGGCGGGGTCGGCACGGTGCTGCAGTTCATTCCGCAGATCGTGTTGCTGTTCTTGATGATCGCCCTGCTGGAGAACGTCGGCTACATGTCGCGGGCGGCGTTCCTGATGGACCGGGTGATGGCCCGGACCGGACTGGAGGGCCGCGCCTTCGTGGCGATGCTCTCCTCGTTCGCCTGCGCGATCCCGGGGATCATGTCGACGCGCACCCTGCCGTCCTCACGCGACCGGATCGCCACCATCATCAGTGCACCGCTGATGACCTGTTCGGCGCGGCTTCCGGTGTACACCCTGCTGGTGGGGCTGCTGGTGGCACCGCAGACCCGGTGGTGGGGCTTCAGCGCGCAGGGCGTCACCATGTTCGTGCTGTACCTCGGCGGGGGCGTCGCGGCGCTGCTCGCCGCGTGGGTGTTCAAGTCGACGATCCTGCGCGGGGACCTGTTGCCGTTCACCATGGAGTTGCCGCCCTACCGGTTTCCCGCGCCGAAGGCGGTGCTGGTCGCGGTCTGGAATGCGGCGAAGATCTTCTTGCGCAAGGCCGGAACCGTCATCCTGGCCACGTCGCTGGTGCTGTGGGCGCTGATGAATCTGCCGGCCCGCGAATCCGAGACCGCACAGTTGACTCCGGCCGAGGCGAACACCTACGTGCTGGACCACAGTTACGCCGCCGGCATCGGCCGGGCCATCGAGCCGGTGTTCGCTCCCCTGGGTTTCGACTGGCGCACCGATGTCGCGTTGGTGGGGTCGCTGGCCGCCCGCGAGGTCTTCGTCTCCACGCTCGGGCAGGTGTCGGCGGCCACCAATCCGACGGCCCCGCATCAGACGTTGGCGTCGCTCACCGATGAGCAGGGGCGTCGGGTCTTCACCGCACCCACGGTGATCGCACTGCTGGTCTATTTCATGTTCGCGTTGCAGTGCATGTCCACCGTCGCGGTGATGCGCCGGGAGACCAACTCGTGGCGGTGGCCGGCTTTCGCGTTCGGCTACATGTTCGTGCTGGCCTGGCTGATGGCCTTCGCGGCGCGGATGATCGCGATCGGTGTGGGCGGATGA
- a CDS encoding NifU family protein, whose protein sequence is MIPMHATDTGDPRRVRWVITGARLPAHGRVRHAPDRLGRLQADGVIEEMTVDGSGIVITLDPRHGWRACGEQIRVALDEALRRPGDWEVDASDRSGEIARVSAELLDGPIGALAASHGGAIELLEVTGDRVRVQLHGACRGCSASSSTLHDRLQRELRRRFGDAVTVSAQHSVAALSVGRRLLTLFVR, encoded by the coding sequence ATGATCCCGATGCACGCCACCGATACCGGAGACCCGCGGCGGGTCCGCTGGGTGATCACCGGGGCGCGCTTGCCCGCCCACGGCCGGGTGCGACACGCACCGGACCGGTTGGGCCGCTTGCAGGCCGACGGGGTGATCGAGGAGATGACGGTGGACGGTTCCGGCATCGTGATCACGCTGGACCCGCGGCACGGTTGGCGGGCCTGCGGTGAGCAGATCCGGGTCGCCCTCGATGAGGCGCTGCGCCGTCCGGGTGACTGGGAGGTCGACGCGTCCGACCGCAGTGGCGAGATCGCGCGGGTGAGCGCCGAACTGCTCGACGGCCCGATCGGTGCGCTCGCGGCGTCGCACGGCGGTGCGATCGAACTGCTCGAGGTCACCGGTGACCGGGTGCGGGTACAGCTGCACGGCGCCTGCCGCGGGTGTTCGGCGTCCAGTTCGACGCTGCACGACCGGCTGCAACGAGAACTGCGCAGGCGGTTCGGGGACGCCGTGACGGTGTCGGCGCAACACTCCGTCGCCGCGCTGTCGGTGGGTAGGCGGTTGTTGACGTTGTTCGTCCGCTGA
- a CDS encoding MIP/aquaporin family protein, which yields MADQNAAVRKYLTEMIGTFVFMFAVLGIVKSGTECVAAIALGIGSVLMVMVYASGHISGGHLNPAVSIAAYLRGALPAGDLGPYIVAQLVGALAAFGVGIGLWHDSAKYPTTALDLSGNVWPAFLAELVFTFALCYVVLHTATSKDSAGNSFYGLAIGFVVTVGVVAVGGISGGAFNPAITFGLMLSGNFAWKFLWVYLLAQVIGAAVAAYAYKATSLDEHTAAARRG from the coding sequence ATGGCTGATCAGAACGCCGCAGTGCGTAAATATCTGACTGAAATGATCGGCACGTTTGTTTTCATGTTCGCCGTGCTGGGCATCGTCAAATCGGGTACGGAGTGCGTGGCCGCCATCGCACTGGGTATCGGGTCGGTGCTGATGGTGATGGTGTACGCCAGCGGACACATCTCGGGCGGTCACCTGAACCCGGCGGTGTCGATCGCCGCGTATTTGCGCGGGGCCCTGCCGGCGGGCGATCTGGGGCCCTACATCGTCGCGCAGTTGGTCGGCGCCCTGGCCGCATTCGGAGTGGGAATCGGTTTATGGCACGACTCGGCCAAATACCCCACCACTGCGCTCGATCTCAGCGGTAACGTCTGGCCGGCATTCCTGGCCGAATTGGTCTTCACTTTCGCATTGTGTTATGTCGTTCTGCACACCGCGACCAGCAAAGACAGTGCCGGCAACAGCTTCTACGGTCTGGCGATCGGATTCGTGGTGACCGTCGGCGTGGTCGCCGTCGGTGGTATCTCCGGCGGTGCGTTCAACCCGGCCATCACCTTCGGGCTGATGCTGTCGGGCAACTTCGCCTGGAAGTTCCTGTGGGTGTATCTGCTGGCCCAGGTCATCGGCGCGGCGGTGGCCGCCTACGCCTACAAGGCCACCAGCCTCGACGAGCACACCGCCGCCGCCCGCCGCGGATAG
- a CDS encoding DoxX family protein: protein MRALTAPPTYAALAAFLAGDAVASAIPVPYVAKNMDAMRIPQQVRWAVPVAKAATALGLASVFRFPGVARVTTGLLTLYFAGALGIHLRVRNRIANIVPAVVLLMVFGAMTAQGPRTAGGGTRALES, encoded by the coding sequence GTGAGGGCACTGACCGCACCGCCGACGTATGCCGCCCTGGCGGCGTTTCTGGCCGGTGACGCGGTGGCATCGGCGATCCCGGTGCCCTACGTGGCCAAGAACATGGATGCGATGCGGATTCCGCAGCAGGTGCGTTGGGCGGTTCCGGTGGCCAAGGCCGCCACCGCGCTCGGGCTGGCCTCGGTGTTCCGGTTTCCCGGCGTCGCCCGGGTCACCACCGGGCTGCTGACCCTGTACTTCGCCGGGGCACTCGGAATCCATCTGCGGGTCCGCAATCGGATCGCCAACATCGTGCCCGCGGTGGTGCTGCTGATGGTGTTCGGGGCGATGACGGCCCAGGGCCCGCGCACCGCCGGCGGCGGCACCCGGGCCCTGGAGTCGTAG
- a CDS encoding SPFH domain-containing protein, producing the protein MEGVTTGLVLLAVLVLFAAIVVAKSVALIPQAEAAVIERLGRYSRTASGQLTLLVPFIDRVRARIDLRERVVSFPPQPVITEDNLTLNIDTVVYFQVTNPKAAVYEISNYIVGVEQLTTTTLRNVVGGMTLEQTLTSREVINSQLRGVLDEATGRWGLRVARVELRSIDPPPSIQASMEKQMKADREKRAMILTAEGQREAAIKQAEGEKQAEILTAEGAKQAAILAAEADRQSRMLRAQGERAAAYLQAQGQAKAIEKTFAAIKAGRPTPELLAYQYLQVLPEMAKGEANKVWVVPSDFGSALQGFTKLLGAPGEDGVFRYEPSPVDEGGQHRAADDSDEVADWFTTHTDPAIAEAVAKAEADARRPVEGIMLPPQLDPGPA; encoded by the coding sequence ATGGAGGGCGTCACAACCGGGCTGGTGCTGTTGGCGGTGCTGGTGCTGTTCGCGGCCATCGTGGTGGCCAAGTCCGTCGCGCTGATCCCGCAGGCCGAGGCGGCGGTGATCGAACGACTCGGCCGCTACAGCCGCACCGCGAGCGGTCAGCTCACCCTGCTGGTGCCGTTCATCGACCGGGTACGCGCCCGCATCGACCTACGGGAGCGGGTGGTGTCGTTCCCCCCGCAGCCGGTGATCACCGAGGACAACCTCACGCTCAACATCGACACCGTGGTCTACTTCCAGGTCACCAACCCCAAAGCCGCGGTGTATGAGATCAGCAACTACATCGTCGGCGTCGAGCAGTTGACCACCACCACCCTGCGCAACGTGGTCGGCGGGATGACCCTGGAGCAGACGCTGACGTCGCGTGAGGTGATCAACAGTCAGCTGCGCGGCGTGCTCGACGAGGCGACCGGACGCTGGGGCCTGCGGGTGGCCCGGGTGGAGCTGCGCAGCATCGACCCGCCTCCGTCGATCCAGGCCTCCATGGAGAAGCAGATGAAGGCCGACCGCGAGAAGCGGGCGATGATCCTGACCGCCGAGGGGCAGCGGGAGGCCGCCATCAAGCAGGCCGAGGGGGAGAAGCAGGCCGAGATCCTGACCGCCGAGGGCGCCAAGCAGGCCGCGATCCTGGCCGCCGAAGCCGACCGGCAGTCCCGGATGCTGCGTGCGCAAGGTGAGCGGGCCGCCGCGTACCTGCAGGCCCAGGGGCAGGCCAAGGCGATCGAGAAGACGTTCGCGGCGATCAAGGCCGGCCGGCCCACCCCCGAACTGTTGGCCTACCAATACCTGCAGGTGCTGCCGGAGATGGCCAAGGGCGAGGCCAACAAGGTGTGGGTGGTGCCCAGCGACTTCGGCAGTGCACTGCAGGGCTTCACCAAGCTGCTCGGGGCACCCGGCGAGGACGGCGTGTTCCGGTACGAGCCGTCGCCGGTCGACGAGGGCGGTCAGCACCGGGCCGCCGACGACAGCGACGAGGTCGCCGACTGGTTCACCACCCACACCGACCCGGCGATCGCCGAGGCGGTCGCCAAAGCCGAGGCCGACGCCCGCAGGCCGGTCGAAGGCATCATGCTGCCCCCGCAGTTGGATCCGGGCCCGGCGTGA
- a CDS encoding NfeD family protein yields MPPALIWLVFALGLAGAEALTGDMFLLMLSGGALSAALSSWLMGWAAWADGVVFLAVSILLLVLVRPALRRRLWSATGTETGVAALTGKSALVLDRVEQHGGRVKLDGEVWTARALTDGEVFEPGEHVTVLHIDGATAVVGKIL; encoded by the coding sequence ATGCCGCCCGCCCTGATCTGGTTGGTCTTCGCACTCGGGCTCGCGGGAGCCGAAGCCCTCACCGGCGACATGTTCCTGCTGATGCTCTCCGGTGGTGCGCTGTCGGCGGCCCTGAGCAGTTGGCTGATGGGCTGGGCCGCCTGGGCCGACGGTGTGGTGTTCCTGGCGGTGTCGATCCTGCTGCTGGTGCTGGTGCGGCCCGCCCTGCGGCGCCGGTTGTGGTCTGCGACCGGCACCGAGACCGGAGTCGCCGCCCTGACGGGCAAGAGCGCCCTGGTGCTCGACCGGGTCGAGCAGCACGGCGGCCGGGTGAAGCTGGACGGGGAGGTGTGGACCGCCCGCGCGCTCACCGACGGCGAGGTCTTCGAACCGGGCGAGCACGTCACCGTGCTGCACATCGACGGAGCGACCGCGGTCGTCGGCAAGATCCTGTAA
- a CDS encoding ferrochelatase — translation MAVDAVLLLSFGGPEGPEQVRPFLENVTRGRNIPAARLDAVAEHYHHFGGVSPINGINRALVEALRAELPSLPVYFGNRNWEPYVEDVVAQMAADGVRRAAVFPTSAWGGYSGCHQYAEDIARARQATGPGAPELVKLRQFFDHPLFVAMFAEAIAVAAESLPAELRAEARLVFTAHSIPVAADERYGPRLYSRQVAHATGLVAAAAGYTDYDQVWQSRSGPPQVPWLDPDVETHLAELAETGVRAVIVCPIGFLSDNIEVVWDLDSEVREQALAAGIAYARAATPNSDIRLARLVRGLVEELQGDLPAERATGGPVLGCGFGVDGAPCGSAHCIAEVS, via the coding sequence ATGGCTGTCGACGCCGTCCTGCTGCTGTCGTTCGGCGGGCCCGAAGGGCCCGAGCAGGTGCGGCCGTTCCTGGAGAACGTCACCCGCGGGCGCAACATCCCCGCGGCACGACTGGACGCCGTCGCCGAGCACTACCACCATTTCGGTGGAGTCTCACCGATCAACGGGATCAACCGAGCCCTGGTCGAGGCGTTGCGTGCCGAACTGCCCTCGCTGCCGGTCTATTTCGGCAACCGGAACTGGGAACCCTACGTCGAGGACGTCGTCGCGCAGATGGCGGCGGACGGCGTGCGCCGCGCCGCGGTGTTCCCGACGTCGGCGTGGGGCGGCTATTCGGGGTGTCACCAGTACGCCGAGGACATCGCCCGGGCACGCCAGGCCACCGGTCCCGGCGCCCCGGAACTGGTGAAACTGCGCCAGTTCTTCGATCACCCGTTGTTCGTGGCGATGTTCGCCGAGGCGATCGCCGTCGCCGCCGAGAGCCTGCCCGCCGAGCTGCGCGCCGAGGCCCGACTGGTGTTCACCGCGCATTCCATCCCGGTGGCCGCCGACGAACGCTACGGCCCGCGGCTCTACAGCCGCCAGGTCGCCCACGCGACCGGACTGGTCGCGGCGGCCGCGGGCTACACCGACTACGACCAGGTGTGGCAGTCGCGTTCCGGGCCGCCGCAGGTGCCCTGGCTGGACCCCGACGTCGAAACGCACCTCGCCGAACTGGCCGAGACCGGGGTGCGGGCGGTGATCGTCTGCCCGATCGGCTTCCTCAGCGACAACATCGAAGTGGTCTGGGACCTCGACAGCGAGGTACGGGAACAGGCACTGGCCGCCGGAATCGCCTATGCCCGCGCCGCCACCCCCAACTCGGATATCCGGCTGGCCCGGCTGGTACGCGGTCTCGTCGAGGAACTGCAGGGCGATCTTCCCGCCGAACGCGCGACCGGCGGTCCGGTGCTGGGCTGCGGATTCGGCGTCGACGGCGCCCCGTGCGGATCGGCGCACTGCATCGCCGAGGTGAGCTAG
- the inhA gene encoding NADH-dependent enoyl-ACP reductase InhA, which produces MAGILEGKRILVTGIITDSSIAFHIAKVAQEAGAQLVCTGFDRLRLIQRIIDRLPEPAPLLELDVQNEEHLGTLAQRVTEVIGEGNKLDGVVHSIGFMPQTGMGVNPFFDAPYEDVSKGIHISAYSYASLAKAVLPIMNPGGSIVGMDFDPTRAMPAYNWMTVAKSALESVNRFVAREAGQVGVRSNLVAAGPIRTLAMSAIVGGALGEGAGEQIRLLEEGWDQRAPIGWDMKDPTPVAKTVCALMSDWLPATTGTIVYADGGAHTQLL; this is translated from the coding sequence ATGGCAGGCATTCTCGAAGGCAAGCGCATCCTGGTCACCGGGATCATCACCGACTCCTCGATCGCATTCCACATCGCCAAGGTCGCCCAGGAAGCCGGCGCCCAGCTGGTGTGCACCGGTTTCGACCGGCTGCGGCTGATCCAGCGCATCATCGACCGGCTGCCCGAGCCGGCGCCGCTGCTGGAACTCGACGTGCAGAACGAGGAGCACCTGGGCACGCTGGCGCAGCGCGTCACCGAGGTGATCGGCGAGGGCAACAAGCTCGACGGTGTGGTGCACTCGATCGGTTTCATGCCGCAGACCGGCATGGGCGTGAACCCGTTCTTCGACGCCCCCTACGAGGACGTCTCCAAGGGCATCCACATCTCGGCGTACTCCTACGCCTCGCTGGCCAAGGCGGTGCTGCCGATCATGAACCCGGGCGGCTCCATCGTCGGCATGGACTTCGACCCGACCCGGGCGATGCCGGCCTACAACTGGATGACGGTGGCCAAGAGCGCACTGGAGTCGGTGAACCGGTTCGTGGCCCGGGAAGCCGGTCAGGTCGGCGTCCGCTCGAATCTCGTTGCCGCCGGGCCGATCCGGACCCTGGCGATGAGCGCGATCGTGGGTGGGGCACTCGGTGAGGGCGCCGGTGAGCAGATCCGGTTGCTCGAAGAGGGCTGGGACCAGCGGGCGCCCATCGGCTGGGACATGAAGGACCCGACGCCGGTGGCCAAGACCGTCTGTGCGCTGATGTCCGACTGGCTGCCGGCCACCACCGGAACCATCGTCTACGCCGACGGCGGCGCCCACACCCAGCTGCTCTAA
- the fabG1 gene encoding 3-oxoacyl-ACP reductase FabG1 — MSVTDSETPGGKPPFVSRSVLVTGGNRGIGLAIAQRLAADGHKVAVTHRGSGAPEGLFGVVCDVTDNDAVDRAFKEVEEHQGPVEVLVANAGISKDAFLMRMTEERFEEVINANLTGAFRVTQRASRSMQRKRFGRIIYIGSVSGMWGIGNQANYAAAKAGLIGMARSISRELSKAGVTANVVAPGYIDTEMTRALDERIQEGALEFIPAKRVGTAEEVAGAVSFLASEDAGYIAGAVIPVDGGMGMGH; from the coding sequence ATGTCGGTGACTGACAGCGAAACGCCTGGCGGTAAACCGCCCTTCGTGTCCCGTTCCGTCCTGGTCACCGGTGGCAACCGGGGGATCGGCCTGGCGATTGCGCAGCGGCTCGCCGCCGACGGCCACAAGGTCGCGGTGACCCACCGCGGTTCCGGCGCCCCGGAGGGGCTGTTCGGGGTCGTGTGCGATGTCACCGACAACGACGCCGTGGACCGCGCATTCAAAGAGGTCGAGGAGCACCAGGGCCCGGTCGAGGTGCTGGTGGCCAACGCCGGCATCTCCAAGGACGCATTCCTGATGCGGATGACCGAGGAGCGCTTCGAAGAGGTCATCAACGCCAACCTCACCGGCGCCTTCCGGGTCACCCAGCGGGCGTCGCGCAGCATGCAGCGCAAGCGCTTCGGCCGGATCATCTACATCGGATCGGTCTCGGGCATGTGGGGCATCGGCAACCAGGCGAACTACGCCGCGGCCAAGGCGGGGTTGATCGGCATGGCCCGCTCGATCTCACGCGAGCTGTCCAAGGCCGGCGTCACCGCCAACGTGGTGGCCCCCGGCTACATCGACACCGAAATGACCCGCGCCCTCGATGAGCGGATCCAGGAGGGTGCGTTGGAGTTCATCCCGGCTAAGCGGGTCGGCACCGCCGAGGAGGTGGCCGGGGCGGTCAGCTTCCTGGCGTCGGAGGACGCCGGTTACATCGCCGGGGCGGTCATTCCCGTCGACGGCGGCATGGGCATGGGCCACTAG
- a CDS encoding VWA domain-containing protein, with translation MTLPLLGPMTLGGFAHPWFFLFVLVILGLIGLYILMQVARHRRILRFANMELLESVAPKSPTRWRHLSAILLISSLLLFTVAMAGPTHDIRIPRNRAVVMLVIDVSQSMRATDVAPSRLAAAQEAGKQFADELTAGINLGLIAYAGTATVLTSPTTNREATKAAIDKLQLADRTATGEGIFTALQAIATVGAVIGGGDTPPPARIVLLSDGKETVPSNPDNPKGAYTAARTAKDQGVPVSTISFGTAYGYVEINEQRQPVPVDDDSLKKIADLSGGTAYTASSLQQLKEVYATLQDQIGFETIRGDASTGWLRLGAFVLAAAAFAALLLNRRLPA, from the coding sequence ATGACATTGCCGCTCCTCGGGCCGATGACGCTGGGTGGGTTCGCGCACCCGTGGTTCTTCCTGTTCGTACTGGTCATCCTGGGGCTGATCGGGCTGTACATCCTGATGCAGGTGGCCCGGCACCGGCGGATCCTGCGGTTCGCCAACATGGAGTTGCTGGAGAGCGTGGCGCCGAAGTCGCCGACCCGCTGGCGGCACCTGTCGGCGATCCTGCTGATCAGCTCACTGCTGCTGTTCACCGTGGCGATGGCCGGACCCACCCACGACATCCGTATCCCGCGCAACCGCGCGGTGGTGATGCTGGTGATCGACGTGTCGCAGTCGATGCGCGCCACCGACGTCGCCCCCAGCCGGCTGGCCGCCGCGCAGGAAGCCGGCAAGCAGTTCGCCGACGAGCTGACCGCGGGTATCAACCTGGGGCTGATCGCCTACGCCGGCACGGCGACCGTGCTGACCTCGCCGACCACCAACCGCGAGGCCACCAAAGCCGCGATCGACAAACTGCAGCTGGCCGACCGCACCGCCACCGGGGAGGGCATCTTCACCGCGTTGCAGGCGATCGCGACGGTGGGCGCCGTGATCGGCGGCGGGGACACCCCGCCGCCGGCCCGTATCGTGCTGCTCTCCGACGGCAAGGAGACGGTGCCGTCCAACCCGGATAACCCCAAGGGGGCCTACACCGCGGCGCGCACCGCCAAGGACCAGGGGGTGCCGGTCTCGACGATCTCGTTCGGCACCGCCTACGGCTACGTCGAGATCAACGAGCAGCGGCAGCCGGTTCCGGTCGACGACGACTCGCTGAAGAAGATCGCCGACCTGTCCGGCGGCACCGCCTACACCGCCTCCAGCCTGCAACAGCTCAAAGAGGTCTACGCGACCCTGCAGGACCAGATCGGGTTCGAGACCATTCGCGGCGACGCCAGCACCGGCTGGCTGCGGTTGGGAGCGTTCGTGCTGGCGGCCGCGGCATTCGCGGCGCTCCTGCTCAACCGGCGGTTGCCCGCCTAG